In a genomic window of Gossypium arboreum isolate Shixiya-1 chromosome 9, ASM2569848v2, whole genome shotgun sequence:
- the LOC108455417 gene encoding uncharacterized protein LOC108455417, translated as MERNGMKKLMLTVMMVTMVVVVAVATDFQQETSTKKCAKKCRSQCIVELLPGRIALCFVLCMIKCKLVPTEVVYNCTSDCANSFLHNNPNADPKEVRLHVDQCYERCRNKI; from the exons ATGGAGAGAAACGGCATGAAGAAACTGATGCTGACAGTGATGATGGTGACGATGGTGGTCGTAGTGGCAGTAGCCACGGATTTCCAACAGGAAACATCCACCAAAAAATGCGCCAAAAAGTGTCGCAGTCAATGCATTGTAGAGCTTTTACCTGGGAGGATTGCCCTTTGTTTCGTTCTATGCATGATTAAATGCAAGCTCGTACCGACAGAAGTTGTTTACAATTGTACCAGTGATTGTGCCAACTCTTTCCTTCACAATAACCCTAACGCTG ATCCCAAAGAAGTACGACTCCATGTTGATCAGTGCTACGAGAGATGCCGGAACAAAATTTAA
- the LOC128280914 gene encoding thionin-like protein 2 has product MEKRGVSVSWVSCLVVLGVLVGQSTAQLMPFGICYASCFATCILGGGGGPAPCSLQCLKNCLLTKSTVGGGTVKDTLSFCKLGCASALCSNFSTSDNPASNKVGNCVDGCSATCAKKNL; this is encoded by the exons ATGGAGAAAAGAGGAGTTTCAGTTTCATGGGTGAGTTGTTTGGTGGTGTTGGGGGTTTTAGTTGGGCAATCCACCGCTCAACTCATGCCGTTTGGGATCTGCTATGCCTCTTGCTTTGCTACGTGCATACTAGGAGGCGGCGGCGGCCCCGCCCCTTGCTCTCTCCAATGCCTTAAGAACTGCCTCCTTACCAAATCAACCGTCGGCGGCGGCACTGTCAAAGACACTCTCTCCTTCTGCAAGCTTGGCTGTGCCTCCGCCTTGTGCTCGAATTTCAGCACCAGTGACAATCCTG CTTCAAACAAAGTTGGAAATTGTGTGGATGGTTGCTCAGCGACTTGCGCCAAGAAGAACTTATGA
- the LOC108456661 gene encoding thionin-like protein 2 → MEKSRVSVVVMICLVVGVLLIEPTAADFNAIVFGVCYGPCYVLCRIRPGTSNITCALKCLTSCIIKKSNTVGTVGDTQSFCHLGCASAMCSNLSSDNDPATKAVESCVGGCSETCAKRS, encoded by the exons atggAGAAAAGTAGAGTTTCAGTGGTGGTGATGATTTGTTTAGTGGTGGGGGTTTTACTTATAGAACCAACAGCAGCTGATTTTAACGCCATAGTATTCGGGGTCTGCTATGGACCTTGCTATGTGCTCTGCCGCATTCGACCGGGAACCTCCAATATAACTTGCGCTCTCAAATGCCTCACAAGTTGCATCATTAAGAAATCTAATACAGTCGGCACCGTCGGAGACACCCAATCGTTTTGCCACCTTGGTTGTGCTTCCGCCATGTGTTCCAACTTAAGCTCCGATAATGATCCTG CTACAAAGGCAGTTGAAAGCTGTGTGGGTGGTTGCTCAGAGACATGCGCCAAGAGGAGCTGA
- the LOC128280460 gene encoding uncharacterized protein LOC128280460, whose amino-acid sequence MDESLRTAARTGNVSDLYSLIQRNGNVLRSFDEVEFMETPLHVAAEEGCIGFAMEMMNLKPSFARKLNQQGLSPIHIAVKKGHKEMVLRFLEIDKDLVRVKGKKGKTPLHLISKVGNPDGLVDRFLEVCPQSVINVTTRNRTALHIAAEKNRLDSFQVLIRTLKKNDYCQEVVNRKDEDGNTALHIAAINNQPQMLKLLLECKADKHETNEAGLTALEAAHQQNNIESISILRDCFSPRVSNFKYKLKKQIGKYVAKASSLIFDDVDNISSEDRSTLLIILGLLLTASFQVTISPPGGVLQGENFSKSKGSYDANAPGRSVLGAVNYLRFFVPTYFVFMTAFFLTLALLKPFPIGFRTALQILLALTVPGGQRKKAAEGDQDGQRQRAACRAQGELRYYAYLSSETVSGILYSNFDPFIIFLHEYCQVLIQTLKKQNYCQEVVNRKDEDGNTALHIAAINNQPQMLKLLLECKADKHETNEAGLTALEAAPQQNNIESISILREVSNFRYKLKKQIDKYGSKVSSLIFDNIDNISGEDRSALLVILGLLLTTTYQVTLSPPGGVWQGEDRLPNIQGKSVMEQTIFLNFFVPTYVVFIATFFLTLALLKPFPVGFRTTLQILLAFLAICFHQSISIIAPTDIVIYMFSTFFVFLLVLMGIAYRASKFITSILGFWLFPWLFLFLYDEFWEGTIIIVGYCLYSTIEFLEFGSTLSFFGTPTPYQLRVGTSSLGFSTGLWCWLFISLCRFSI is encoded by the exons ATGGATGAAAGTTTGAGAACAGCTGCTCGTACAGGAAATGTTAGTGATTTGTATTCATTAATTCAAAGAAATGGAAATGTTTTGAGGAGTTTTGATGAAGTGGAGTTTATGGAAACTCCATTACACGTAGCTGCAGAAGAAGGATGCATTGGGTTTGCAATGGAGATGATGAACTTAAAGCCATCATTTGCCAGGAAGCTAAACCAACAAGGTTTGAGCCCAATTCACATTGCGGTTAAAAAAGGGCATAAAGAGATGGTGCTACGCTTCCTAGAGATTGATAAAGATCTTGTTCGTGTCAAAGGGAAGAAGGGTAAGACTCCCTTGCACTTGATAAGTAAAGTTGGAAACCCTGATGGCTTGGTCGATAGGTTTTTGGAGGTTTGTCCCCAAAGTGTCATAAACGTTACAACTAGGAATCGTACTGCTTTGCATATTGCAGCGGAAAAGAATAGATTGGACTCTTTCCAAGTTCTAATTCGAACACTTAAAAAGAATGACTACTGTCAAGAAGTAGTGAACAGGAAAGACGAAGATGGCAATACTGCACTGCACATAGCTGCTATCAATAATCAACCCCAG ATGCTCAAACTACTACTAGAATGCAAAGCTGATAAGCATGAGACCAATGAGGCTGGTTTGACGGCACTGGAGGCAGCGCATCAACAGAACAATATTGAAAGCATTAGCATTCTGCGTGATTGCTTTAGTCCACGAGTTTCCAACTTTAAATATAAGTTGAAGAAACAAATTGGCAAGTATGTGGCAAAGGCATCATCGTTAATCTTTGATGATGTAGACAATATATCAAGCGAGGACCGCAGTACCTTACTAATAATTTTAGGACTGCTTCTAACGGCATCCTTCCAAGTGACTATTAGCCCGCCTGGTGGTGTTTTGCAAGGAGAAAATTTCTCAAAGTCCAAAGGATCATATGATGCAAATGCACCGGGAAGATCAGTCTTGGGTGCAGTTAACTATCTTCGTTTCTTTGTTCCAACTTATTTTGTGTTTATGACAGCATTTTTCTTAACATTAGCCCTCCTTAAACCTTTTCCCATTGGTTTCAGGACTGCACTTCAAATATTGCTTGCA CTGACAGTGCCAGGGGGGCAGCGGAAGAAGGCAGCAGAAGGAGACCAGGATGGGCAGCGGCAGAGGGCAGCATGCAGGGCGCAGGGGGAGCTGAGGTATTACGCCTATCTGTCAAGCGAGACCGTTTCGGGTATTCTTTACTCGAATTTTGACCCATTTATCATATttttacat GAATACTGTCAAGTTCTAATCCAAACGCTTAAGAAGCAAAACTACTGTCAAGAAGTGGTGAACAGGAAGGACGAAGATGGCAACACTGCACTGCACATAGCTGCTATCAATAATCAACCCCAG ATGCTCAAACTACTACTAGAATGCAAAGCTGATAAGCATGAGACCAATGAGGCTGGTTTGACGGCACTGGAGGCAGCGCCTCAACAGAACAATATAGAAAGCATTAGCATTCTGCGAGAAGTTTCAAACTTTAGGTATAAGTTGAAGAAACAAATTGACAAGTATGGGTCAAAGGTATCGTCATTAATCTTTGACAATATAGACAATATATCAGGCGAGGACCGCAGTGCCTTACTAGTAATTTTAGGACTGCTTCTAACAACCACCTACCAAGTCACTCTTAGCCCGCCGGGTGGAGTTTGGCAAGGAGAAGATCGCCTTCCAAATATACAGGGGAAATCAGTCATGGAACAAACCATCTTTCTTAATTTCTTTGTGCCAACATATGTTGTGTTTATCGCAACGTTTTTTTTAACGTTAGCCCTCCTTAAGCCTTTTCCCGTTGGTTTCAGGACAACACTTCAAATACTACTTGCATTTTTGGCAATATGCTTCCATCAGTCAATAAGTATCATAGCTCCAACAGATATTGTCATCTATATGTTTTCGACGTTCTTTGTTTTCTTATTGGTGTTGATGGGTATTGCTTATCGGGCGTCGAAATTCATCACTTCAATTCTGGGATTTTGGTTATTCCCATGGTTATTCCTTTTTCTGTATGATGAATTTTGGGAAGGAACCATTATAATTGTAGGATATTGTTTATACTCCACGATTGAATTCTTAGAATTTGGTAGTACTCTTTCCTTCTTTGGAACTCCTACTCCTTACCAGTTACGCGTTGGTACTTCCTCGTTAGGCTTTAGTACGGGCTTATGGTGCTGGTTGTTCATTAGTCTATGCAGGTTCAGCATATAA